tatttattataacgatttgtaagttttatcacatttataatgatttaaaagattgataacaaaagaaacaaactttatTTTGGTGGGTCATTGATCAGATCGACTTCGATTTTTCACTAGACATGACTTTATTTTATGGGTTATTACTGTAGACTTTACATAGTTGTTGTAGCCTTATAGGTAAGGGAGTAACTGAGTAAGGGACCATTTCCTTTTTGTTCATCAACTGCATACTAGTAAGATTATGGGATTTCGCCATAGGATTCTGTTTCCTGTTTTCACCTCACGTGAAGTTTAAAACTGGTGATatacctaaaccctaaaacctgaTAATTTAGAACATTGGCCCATATCTAAGCGATACACACCTAATTACTTTTCTTAGAATAGTTATTGTAATCAGTTTTTGTAGATTCCGTAAGAAAAGCCCAATATAAAACactgttttgaaaatttatagaCCCATTtgaggttttctttttttacacaTGAGTTTATTTATAGTGATCTAACAGAGTTGCATATGTAGTTTCTTTTCACTGAgtcattgtgtttttttttttagctcaaTATCAACTATTCATTAACCAAGTTAATACATTCAAATCAAAGATACTTAACATTCCCCTCCAAAAAATTGGACCTAATGCGGACATCCAAATCAAATCGACTCATTGCATTTGGTTCAATTCTTTAGAGGGGAATGTTAAGTACCTTTGATGTGGATGTATTAACTTGATTAATGAATagttgatgttgagccaaaaaaaaaaaaaaaaacacaatgacTCCCTGAGAAGTCCATGATTAatgtcaacaaaaagaaaagagaagtccatgattttgttattttcgaAAATAAAATCCCTTTGGTTGTACCTTTATTCAATCAGATTTATTcatgaatataataaaactgaTTAAGAGAGGAAGGTAATgtttatctatctttttttttatataatagatgatgctatgtttattaaaattaaagcaAATAAAATTGGGGTTATTGTTCGTATGGGCCTTTGTGGCACCAAAACTTTCAAAAACTGGCTTTCTGTCCGTGCTTGCGGAATGAGGGCTTTTTTGTATGCAAATTGACGGTTTTGCCCTCACTTAAAATGGGCGGGATGTCGTCCCTTCAAAACCGATTACTGTGCCGGCGATTAGATGTCTTTCGCACTGTTATGAAATTCTGTGGCTGGTAAGTGAAGATGTCGATTGTGGGGACAGTGGATTAGGTTAACGCTACCAAACCCTGAGGATATATATCTGTATTTGGGTTGCCGTGGACAATTGTGgtgaagttaaaaaaacaaaggaaaaagtaAACGGATCTGAGTAAAACTGCGTTATTAACCGTCTGATAGAGAGAGGCATCTATGAGCGATGAAGTAagttgaataatatttaatCTCTTCTTGCGAATGTAGTTAGTTTGTTATGATTTCGGTTGTGATGGTTCTGTTTTCGTTAGTGTGGGGcgtatgtgttgttgttgttgttcgtaTGAAGTGGAACCGGGTCATGTCTAGGTATTGTTGGTTTCAGAACGAGGTGGATTGTATGAGTTGATGGcgatagtttttggtttttgttagtgAACAACTTATGTGTTCTGGTTTTCATGTCGTTAGTTATTTGTAGTTATGAAACCAACTTAAACCTCCTTAACATCGATTTGTTCCCGTTGTGTCTGTGTAGGTGGAAGATAGACCCCTTGTGGTCGTTGTGGTAGCAGGGAGTTGGGAAATTTCTAATGCTGGAGTATGGGATTTTGTGCTTGCAAAGGAATGCTATGCAAGGACCGTGACTATGCGTATGTCCATGAGTTATGAAGAGTTGGTCTCACATGTTACTGATGAGTTTGAGCTGGCAGGACTTAACTTACAGCCAAAATTGAGTTATTGTCTTCCATGTCAGCTTTCAATCTTCTCCGTCAACAGAAGGCCTCCACTTATCATTACCAGCAGAATGGGTGTTTCAAACTTTATAAATGTTCGGAGGACTTACATTCACTTAAATCTCTTGTTGTCGTTGGACGTTTCACATGATCCAGGAAATGGTTGCAGTATCCTCAGGAAGGTTTGTGTGAGTAGTGGAGATGGTGGCACTAGTGGGCAGGATTGTGGCGACGCAAATAATTCTCAGCAAGACATTGAGAGAATTCGGCTATGTAGCATACATCTGCAGATGATGGGAGCAAGTAGTTCAAATACTTGTTCTTTGCACTCGGTGCAAGCATTGCAGGAATAAAGTATTGCAGGAAGGTTATACTTGTTGATGGTACAACTATCAAATCGAAGTTCAAAGGGGTCCTCATAGCGGCGAGCATGCAGGATGCAAACTTTCAAGTTTACCCCATAGCATTTGGGGTTGTCGACTCTGAGAATGAACTAGCATGGACTTGGTTTTTTAGGCAGCTTAGTTTGCTTGTACCAGATGCTCCTGACTTGGTAATTGTTTCTGATCGACACAGGGCTATCTATGCTGGAATAGCTCAGGTTTACCAAGAGGCTTTTCATGGCACCTGCGCAGTTCACATAGAGCGGAATGTCAGATATTTTTCTGGGAAAGGGCTATCAGCATTAGTTGAAAAAGCTGCACGGGCCTTCAACGCTGGTGATTTCAAGGAGTCGTTTGATGAAATCGTTGTCAGAAGCACCCGGTGTGCTGAGTATCTGAATGGAATCCCACTTCCACATTGGACTCAAGCTTTCTGTACTGCAAAGCACTATAACATCATGAGCAGNTTATATAATAGATGATGCtatgtttattaaaattaaagcaAATAAAATTGGGGTTATTGTTCGTATGGGCCTTTGTGGCACCAAAACTTTCAAAAACTGGCTTTCTGTCCGTGCTTGCGGAATGAGGGCTTTTTTGTATGCAAATTGACGGTTTTGCCCTCACTTAAAATGGGCGGGATGTCGTCCCTTCAAAACCGATTACTGTGCCGGCGATTAGATGTCTTTCGCACTGTTATGAAATTCTGTGGCTGGTAAGTGAAGATGTCGATTGTGGGGACAGTGGATTAGGTTAACGCTACCAAACCCTGAGGATATATATCTGTATTTGGGTTGCCGTGGACAATTGTGgtgaagttaaaaaaacaaaggaaaaagtaAACGGATCTGAGTAAAACTGCGTTATTAACCGTCTGATAGAGAGAGGCATCTATGAGCGATGAAGTAagttgaataatatttaatCTCTTCTTGCGAATGTAGTTAGTTTGTTATGATTTCGGTTGTGATGGTTCTGTTTTCGTTAGTGTGGGGcgtatgtgttgttgttgttgttcgtaTGAAGTGGAACCGGGTCATGTCTAGGTATTGTTGGTTTCAGAACGAGGTGGATTGTATGAGTTGATGGcgatagtttttggtttttgttagtgAACAACTTATGTGTTCTGGTTTTCATGTCGTTAGTTATTTGTAGTTATGAAACCAACTTAAACCTCCTTAACATCGATTTGTTCCCGTTGTGTCTGTGTAGGTGGAAGATAGACCCCTTGTGGTCGTTGTGGTAGCAGGGAGTTGGGAAATTTCTAATGCTGGAGTATGGGATTTTGTGCTTGCAAAGGAATGCTATGCAAGGACCGTGACTATGCGTATGTCCATGAGTTATGAAGAGTTGGTCTCACATGTTACTGATGAGTTTGAGCTGGCAGGACTTAACTTACAGCCAAAATTGAGTTATTGTCTTCCATGTCAGCTTTCAATCTTCTCCGTCAACAGAAGGCCTCCACTTATCATTACCAGCAGAATGGGTGTTTCAAACTTTATAAATGTTCGGAGGACTTACATTCACTTAAATCTCTTGTTGTCGTTGGACGTTTCACATGATCCAGGAAATGGTTGCAGTATCCTCAGGAAGGTTTGTGTGAGTAGTGGAGATGGTGGCACTAGTGGGCAGGATTGTGGCGACGCAAATAATTCTCAGCAAGACATTGAGAGAATTCGGCTATGTAGCATACATCTGCAGATGATGGGAGCAAGTAGTTCAAATACTTGTTCTTTGCACTCGGTGCAAGCATTGCAGGAATAAAGTATTGCAGGAAGGTTATACTTGTTGATGGTACAACTATCAAATCGAAGTTCAAAGGGGTCCTCATAGCGGCGAGCATGCAGGATGCAAACTTTCAAGTTTACCCCATAGCATTTGGGGTTGTCGACTCTGAGAATGAACTAGCATGGACTTGGTTTTTTAGGCAGCTTAGTTTGCTTGTACCAGATGCTCCTGACTTGGTAATTGTTTCTGATCGACACAGGGCTATCTATGCTGGAATAGCTCAGGTTTACCAAGAGGCTTTTCATGGCACCTGCGCAGTTCACATAGAGCGGAATGTCAGATATTTTTCTGGGAAAGGGCTATCAGCATTAGTTGAAAAAGCTGCACGGGCCTTCAACGCTGGTGATTTCAAGGAGTCGTTTGATGAAATCGTTGTCAGAAGCACCCGGTGTGCTGAGTATCTGAATGGAATCCCACTTCCACATTGGACTCAAGCTTTCTGTACTGCAAAGCACTATAACATCATGAGCAGCAACGTAGCTGAAGCTTTGAATAGTGCAATTGCGAAGATTGTCGAGCTTCCAATAGTGACGATGGTGGAGTCAATCAGGACCAAGCTGATGCAGTGGTTCTGCATTAAATGAGCGAAGGCGAAGAAACTACTTACCCTTCCTGAGCCAATATGTCCAAATGTGAATAAATTGATGCTTCGCAAGCTTGTCGAATCTGCTGGTTTGGAAGTAACTGCAGTTTCAGATTGGACATACGAAGTGAGTAAAACAGAGGGGAAGAGATACTTTGTAGATCTTCAGAATAAGTCATGTACGTGTAATGGCTTTCAGAAGCTGATGATTCCATGCTCTCATGCCCTCGCAGCCGCAAGGGTAAATGGTCTGTACGTTCCTTCCCTAGTAGGGAAAATGTACTATGTGACTGTGTTTGGTGACACCTATGCGGAGCTAATATATCCTGTCCCTAATCAAGGCGACGAAGATGTCCCTGTAGTTGTGTTGGAGAATGAGTTCAACCCTCCTACGAACCCACCAGGTCCAAGAcgcagaaggaaaagaagaatccCGTCAACCGGGGAACATGTGGTAATGGAGAGTATGAAATATAAGTTTTTGTAGAAATTAGCAGAAGTAACATCTAAATCTGCTGTTTCCATagtcgataattttttttgatacagGGGAATAAAAGGAAGAGAACGGCAGCACATAAATGTTCAACATGTGGTCAGCCAGGCCATAATAGAGCGACATGCAAAAACGCGATTGGATAAGATTTTTCTTTAACTCCTTGCGTTCTTTTAATTCACACTATTATTGAACTTGTGTTAGAAAGTTCAACTTTGCGAAATTAAAAGCCTCCATTGTATCTCATCTCGATTTCGTAGGTTGCGTGGTTCTGTTTTTTGGCCACCAGAGGCATGGAAACTTTTGGATGCAGTGGAAGTCAAGTTTAATGAATGTGTACGCTTGCAGTTACGTTGCCACTTTTGTTAGTTTTTTGTGAAAGTCAAGTAGAACGAAAGGTTGGTCCATATGTATATTGTGGACAAGTGAAAGAAGGTCGAGATGTGGTTTTTTGGTGTTTGGGCAGATAAATCACTAGATAGTGAAGTGATTCTGATCCTTGTTTACTCCCTTGTAAACTACGGTTCATGTGGCTTGTTGAACCGTGTTTGGTACTTCTATgatgtattaattaatattgacaaggtatatatataaagcttcTGGTGGATAATGCTTATTTTGCCCTAAAAGCAGGTTACATAGAGTTTAAGTGGTACGACTGAAATTAAGAACTATGCCTAAATCATACAAAATAGCATAACATAAGCCATACAAAAGTGCATAACATAAGCCAATGTCAATAAGCATACATATGAAGGTAGAGTCAGCACAAGGACTCGAACATAATTGCATACTTGAAAGCAAAACAGTTGGGACAAAGGTGGATGACGGAGAAGTTGTTGATGTAGCAGTTTGGGAGACCGCGAAAACGCAGCGAATGGGAATAAAGACCAGCATGAGGTGTACCCATGTCTGTTATCTGGGTTACAACCATTTCTGCAATTCCAACTGCCTCATCTACAGATGGCAGCAACGATAAGAAGGAGTTGATGACTTCAATACCAACATCAAAGGAGCCAAAACATATGAGGAATGTCCCAAGAGCAAAGCGTGCGTATATGTTAGTTGGGGCTGCAGAGCTGAGCAGATGAATAGGGGTTTGTGCAGGTCCGCATTGTGCTGCAAGACACAATCCTTCTACATACTGAGCGGTGGAGTTCCCAGCTTCCAAACATCGTAGTAAGAAAGGTCGATAGGGAGAGCCTTCATTTGCAAGAGGGCTAACAAATATGTATTCATCAATATCAACTTCTTCTAACACAGTGGGATCCAACGCAGCACTAGCAAATTGAGGACCAGTTGCGAGTAAAGAACCCAGCTCACGAAAGCCATGATGGCCAACCCGCCTAACAATGTCTACAAGCAATACGTGAGGAATGGAGTCCATAGACTTATTTGGGAGGTGTTAATTCTTTGTGAAGAAACTTAAAGTATTGTGGATTTAGGTTAAATAGGGTGAAGAAGTTGTGAGAAGGGGAAGTCAATTAATAAGCAGAATacctaacaaaaataaatgaagcaATTATGAAAGTAGGTGAAACAGGAGGAGCTACTGACTTGAGGGGAGCAACAGGAAGCTGCTGGTAGCAGCAATAAGTTTTGTCAGTAGGACATAATAACTCTCATACGTCTAGGGATCAAAAGTAGAGAGAATAGGATAGCAGGATGGTTGAGGAAAAGATATACTGTAAAAGTAAATGCAAAAAGAGATGTCAAATATAAAATGAAGatgtttaaaacaaagaaatataacaGAAGAGCAAAGTGAATAGGATAACATATACATTACAAAATACATAAAGAGATGATTAAAGATAATTCCTATTAAATTaaagatgtttttaaaaagtcatCTAACATAAAAGCAGATACATAACTGAGAACCAGTAGAGAAAACAATGACTGCATCGGTTGCTGAGGGAGCATGGGCCACATCTAGGAATGTCAACATATTTCCATGTATTTGCATGAGAGCGTCTCTTCTGTGGCCCAATCATCATAATTTGCCTCAAAACAGTACTTCCAATTTCATCAGCGAGTTCAAACGAACCAACAGAAGTCGCAAATAGATCAATGTTGTGAATGACATGATCATAAAAGCCAAGGCAAATTTGGAGGAGTGTTGTTGCAAAAGAAGCATGAGGCAGTACATGAAACGGGATGGACTGTAATATTTGAAGGGCTGTTTCGGCCTGACCATCTTGTGCGGCGAGTTTCAAACTCTCAAGGTAACGAGCTGTTGGATTGTGTGCTTGCAAGCAACAAGAGAAAAAAGGACGGTAAGGTGACGTAAGGTTAAGGAAGTTTGCATTTGAGAAAAGGAATTGCAGATTGACCATGTGCAGGACGGTACGATCGTGAGCAAGAGTTGAATAAAACTTGGAAGGGGCCATCATACCGAAGAAGTCAATAAAAGATGACTGGCCAACTCGAGAGGCAATGTCAAGTGCGAGATTGATATCTAGTTTATCCATTGCAGGTGGAGGAAGATTTGAATAGAGGGAGAAAggttgatgataaaaaaaattgatgcaGAGGTAATTGTTTGGTTAGGGTGAGAGAGTTATAAAGGTCTTTGTAATTTGGAGGGGAATTGGAACTATAGACTCAACCAAAGGTGTTGAGTCTATAAAAGACCAAAACTGTGTGATAGTGTCTGGACTAATAGTGGTTGTGTTCTTAAttgttaatttgatttgatgtggGTGGTTAACAGTTGTGTCATTAGTGTAGATGTGTTTGGAAAGTAAATGAAGGCGTGGTATGCTATAGTTGACAATAAGAAGACTATGAAGGGACATAATGAAAGGCAAACATTAATAGGAAATGTTGAGAACAGAAGTATACGACATTATAGTAAATGAAAAGTTAGACATAACTGAAAGAGATGAGGTAGAGAACATAAAGTAAACTAAAGTGTCTGCAAAAGGAGGAAGGTTAGACCCTTGAAACATACTCTTGATATAGGTCAAACGCATAGCGGATGCGGAGATTATCAACCTGCTGGGGTGTGAGATGGGAGAGCGTGTCATGAAGACCGTAAGCGTGCAGTTCTATAAATTTAACAGTTAACGGACCACAATCACCACCACGTTATTTTGAGCCAGGCCTGAAATTCTCTGGTACGTGACTCCGTTGGCCGGCTACTGAGATGGTAAAGCACCACGAACAGAGAGAATGAGCTGCAGTTACTTTTCAGTGAACGGTCTCATAAAGGAATCGACCTTTCGAGAGAGAGTCAAATCTTGGAAAGGGTCAAGTATGTTGATATGGCCAGATGTGAGATCTAGTTGTAGTGCTACCCAATGACGCTTACCCCAATTCATTGGGAGATAAACAATGTCAACATCTCGGAACCATTGCAGGATCTTTCGTCTAAATACAACCTCTCCACGCACATAAGCGGTAAGCATAGGATGCCAGATGACGGGACCATCTTGGAGTGGTTTTTTCCAGCTGATATAGGTGTTGGTAATGATGGAAGAACATGGAGTCAACCACCGTGATCcttttgttttgaagaaaagCACTATGTTTCTCCCAGATGTAACCAAGCAGCAGGTCAATGTGCtgaacaaaagaaatgaaatataaGTGTATGGTTATGTAACCGAGAGGAGATAATATTTGGTGCAATGGTAATACTGTAATACATTCATTgaacaaaatttgtaataacACTCACCAGGTTGGAAATCCATTTTTGCGGTTTCAAAATATCAGTGAAAACTGATCGATGAAAGTGGTCACCACGAATAATGTACTCCCTATAAGATTTGGCATAGGTAAAGTTAATAGAGGCAGAGGAGAAGATAAAAGAAGGAGAGGAGGTGAAAAAATATTGCCTACCTCCCAGAAAAGGTAGAAAGGTTGGCAAGGAACTGTTGGACTTGCTTGGAGCTT
The Camelina sativa cultivar DH55 chromosome 6, Cs, whole genome shotgun sequence genome window above contains:
- the LOC104699365 gene encoding uncharacterized protein LOC104699365, with the translated sequence MLRKLVESAGLEVTAVSDWTYEVSKTEGKRYFVDLQNKSCTCNGFQKLMIPCSHALAAARVNGLYVPSLVGKMYYVTVFGDTYAELIYPVPNQGDEDVPVVVLENEFNPPTNPPGPRRRRKRRIPSTGEHVGNKRKRTAAHKCSTCGQPGHNRATCKNAIG